The following proteins come from a genomic window of Gynuella sunshinyii YC6258:
- the mrdA gene encoding penicillin-binding protein 2, translated as MDAINIQDRSGEKNLVLRRAVVAVFLVFLMCAALLWRMFFLQVVEHDIYVTKSTANRVQVQPIAPTRGLIYDRNGHLLAENLPSHRLSLVLERVDDLDATLAELRKYVSISDREEERFRERAERYRRPYEPIELKDSLTEEEIARIAVNNYFLKGVEVDANLIRRYPYGSTFSHVLGYVGKINEAELKTLDPGLYAGTNQIGKVGVEKTYELDLLGTPGYRTVEINARGRILRTLDKVAPVPGADLKLYLDLGLQQKAEQLLEGQRGAIVAMDPKTGGILALASSPSFDPNLFVTGISSEVYSKLRDSRDVPFLNRTTRGLYPPASTVKPFLGLGALKYNVVTWNTKILNPGYWDLPTDLTSGRTRWRDWTWRYGKKPEWIDLNKAIVQSVDTYFYEVAYNMKLEAMHDTLASFGFGADTTLDVYNVAGGINPTREWKKERQGFSWFAGDSVNMGIGQGYLLASPLQVTAALTAIVNDGQWKTPRLEMSSNRDLQSVDTPFVPPPLDLPKEDFEKMKKALEEVMHGRTGTGRSTGWDAPFKMAGKTGTAQVYTYAEDELYDSDEVRERLRDHAWFTGFAPFEDPQIVVTVLVENGEHSSAMARMARAMFEYWLLPSTQATAKE; from the coding sequence ATGGATGCAATAAACATCCAAGACCGTTCTGGTGAAAAAAATCTGGTACTTCGAAGAGCGGTTGTTGCTGTTTTTCTGGTATTTCTGATGTGTGCCGCATTGTTGTGGCGGATGTTTTTTTTACAGGTTGTCGAGCATGATATTTATGTGACCAAGTCCACTGCCAATCGTGTTCAGGTACAACCAATTGCCCCTACTCGTGGTCTCATTTATGACCGTAATGGTCATCTTCTGGCTGAAAACCTGCCCAGCCATCGTTTGTCTTTGGTGCTTGAGCGAGTCGATGATCTCGACGCCACACTGGCGGAGCTTAGAAAATATGTATCTATCAGTGACCGTGAAGAGGAACGCTTTCGTGAGCGGGCTGAGCGCTATCGTCGCCCCTATGAGCCTATCGAGCTAAAGGACAGTCTGACCGAAGAGGAAATTGCCCGCATAGCTGTAAACAATTATTTTCTCAAGGGGGTGGAGGTCGATGCTAATCTGATTCGGCGTTATCCCTATGGTTCTACTTTTTCTCATGTATTGGGTTATGTCGGTAAGATCAACGAGGCCGAATTAAAAACTCTGGACCCGGGTTTGTATGCAGGAACCAATCAAATCGGCAAGGTTGGCGTCGAAAAAACCTATGAGCTGGACCTTCTTGGCACGCCGGGTTATCGGACAGTGGAGATCAATGCCCGGGGCAGAATCCTGCGTACTCTGGATAAAGTGGCGCCGGTCCCGGGAGCTGATCTGAAGCTATATCTTGATCTGGGGCTGCAGCAAAAAGCAGAACAGCTGCTAGAAGGTCAGCGTGGGGCCATCGTTGCTATGGATCCCAAGACTGGTGGTATTTTGGCCCTGGCTTCTTCTCCGAGTTTTGATCCGAATCTGTTTGTTACCGGCATCAGTTCTGAGGTCTATTCAAAACTGCGTGATTCCCGTGACGTACCATTTCTCAATCGTACTACTCGTGGTCTGTATCCTCCGGCTTCCACCGTCAAGCCGTTTCTTGGCTTGGGAGCCTTGAAATATAACGTCGTAACCTGGAACACCAAGATACTGAATCCAGGTTACTGGGATTTGCCAACGGATCTCACTTCCGGGCGTACCCGCTGGCGTGACTGGACCTGGCGCTATGGCAAAAAACCGGAATGGATTGATTTGAACAAGGCTATCGTACAGTCGGTGGATACGTACTTTTATGAAGTGGCTTACAACATGAAGCTGGAAGCGATGCACGACACGCTGGCTTCATTTGGGTTCGGTGCGGATACCACTCTTGATGTTTATAACGTTGCTGGCGGGATCAATCCAACCAGAGAATGGAAAAAAGAACGTCAGGGTTTTTCCTGGTTTGCCGGTGACTCTGTCAACATGGGTATTGGCCAGGGTTATTTGCTTGCGTCACCGCTTCAGGTAACGGCGGCGTTGACCGCTATTGTCAACGATGGGCAGTGGAAGACCCCAAGGCTTGAAATGTCCTCCAATCGGGATTTGCAATCTGTCGACACGCCTTTTGTTCCGCCACCCCTGGATTTGCCAAAAGAAGACTTCGAAAAAATGAAAAAAGCTCTTGAGGAGGTCATGCATGGTCGAACAGGTACTGGCCGTAGTACCGGTTGGGATGCGCCTTTCAAAATGGCCGGTAAAACCGGTACTGCACAAGTATATACATATGCAGAAGACGAGCTCTATGATTCAGATGAGGTGCGCGAGCGCCTGCGGGATCACGCGTGGTTTACAGGTTTCGCGCCGTTTGAGGATCCGCAGATCGTAGTCACGGTACTGGTCGAAAACGGCGAACACAGTAGTGCGATGGCAAGAATGGCCAGAGCGATGTTTGAATATTGGCTGCTACCCTCAACCCAAGCGACTGCGAAGGAATAA